One window of Nocardia sp. NBC_00508 genomic DNA carries:
- a CDS encoding helix-turn-helix transcriptional regulator: protein MRADRLVAILLMMQTRGRVTAAQVAAELETSIATARRDLEALSAAGVPVYPQPGRGGGWSLVGGARTDLSGLTAGEARALFLLAGPSAGAVPEARSALRKLVRALPQTFRGDAEAAADAVVIDPARWGATDRELPPVVSLLQRAVVQRNKVRLRYANRTGERSERLVDPWGLVDKDAVWYLVAGTERGQRTFRVDRIAEAIPTDEIADRPDDFDLATAWAAVVEEMEQQRATAAATVLVPERLVPILRNQQGRHCVVDGPADDGRVRVRITAPTAWMIAQQLAGWGASIEVLGPPEVRAELARLGAELLDRYGPGTDSASGGAL from the coding sequence ATGCGAGCGGACAGGTTGGTGGCGATCCTTCTGATGATGCAGACCCGCGGTCGGGTGACGGCCGCGCAGGTCGCCGCGGAACTGGAGACCTCGATCGCCACCGCGCGGCGGGATCTCGAGGCGCTTTCGGCGGCCGGTGTGCCGGTGTATCCGCAGCCAGGGCGCGGCGGCGGGTGGTCGCTGGTAGGCGGCGCACGTACCGACCTGAGCGGTTTGACCGCGGGGGAGGCGCGCGCATTGTTCCTGCTGGCCGGCCCGTCCGCGGGTGCGGTGCCGGAAGCCAGATCCGCGCTGCGCAAGCTGGTGCGGGCACTTCCGCAGACCTTCCGCGGTGATGCCGAAGCAGCGGCCGACGCCGTGGTGATCGACCCGGCCCGCTGGGGAGCGACCGACCGTGAATTGCCGCCGGTGGTATCGCTGCTGCAACGAGCGGTCGTGCAGCGCAACAAGGTTCGGCTGCGCTATGCGAACCGGACCGGCGAGCGCTCTGAACGTCTCGTCGACCCTTGGGGTCTGGTCGACAAGGACGCCGTCTGGTACCTGGTCGCGGGGACCGAGCGCGGACAGCGAACCTTCCGTGTCGATCGCATCGCCGAAGCGATCCCGACCGACGAAATCGCCGACCGCCCGGACGATTTCGATCTCGCCACCGCCTGGGCGGCGGTGGTCGAGGAGATGGAGCAGCAGCGCGCGACCGCCGCCGCGACCGTCCTCGTGCCCGAGCGCCTGGTGCCGATCCTGCGCAACCAGCAGGGCAGGCACTGCGTCGTGGACGGTCCGGCCGACGACGGTCGCGTCCGGGTCCGCATCACCGCCCCGACAGCGTGGATGATCGCCCAGCAGCTGGCCGGGTGGGGAGCATCGATCGAAGTACTCGGCCCACCCGAGGTCCGCGCCGAACTGGCCCGCCTCGGCGCCGAACTACTCGACCGCTACGGCCCCGGCACGGACAGTGCGTCCGGCGGTGCTCTCTGA
- a CDS encoding VOC family protein, whose translation MLRGMATSTFYADDLEAAKDWYSDFFGMEPYYHVAGGYYEFRIGDYQHEFGIVNRAYAPAGARNAPGGAIVNWHVDDLQATFDRLLELGATVYDPITPRGNGEGFVTASVVDPFGNVLGLMSNPHYLEIVAKTGPA comes from the coding sequence ATGCTGCGCGGAATGGCGACGAGCACCTTCTACGCCGACGACCTCGAGGCCGCCAAGGACTGGTACAGCGATTTCTTCGGCATGGAGCCGTACTATCACGTCGCGGGCGGCTACTACGAGTTCCGCATCGGCGATTACCAGCACGAATTCGGCATCGTGAACCGTGCGTACGCCCCCGCGGGCGCGCGCAACGCGCCCGGCGGCGCCATCGTCAACTGGCACGTCGACGATCTGCAGGCGACGTTCGACCGGCTGCTGGAACTCGGCGCGACGGTCTACGACCCCATCACCCCGCGCGGCAACGGCGAGGGCTTCGTCACCGCCTCGGTGGTCGACCCGTTCGGCAACGTCCTCGGTCTGATGTCGAACCCCCACTACCTGGAGATCGTCGCCAAGACCGGTCCCGCGTAG
- a CDS encoding HAD family hydrolase has protein sequence MASGGPQLIALDVDGTLLDTGTPISARVVAAVRAAIAAGAHVVVTTGRTLLATRPVLIELGLRDGHALCSNGAVHIDVAKAEPIAVQAFDPAPAITALRALFPEMIFAVEKVGMGTWATGAGPGEYSLGEFLLVDYHALSSEPTPRLNGWLPDGSLEEMLVMLRSLRVPGASWVHGEFGPWLTVSREGVSKGWALERLRIALGIPREATLAIGDGYNDREMLCWAAHAVAMGNAPAEIRGLADEVTDHVFEDGVATVLERWFRP, from the coding sequence ATGGCATCCGGGGGCCCCCAGTTGATCGCGTTGGACGTGGACGGGACGCTGCTGGACACCGGGACGCCGATCAGTGCGCGGGTGGTCGCGGCGGTACGCGCAGCCATCGCGGCGGGCGCGCATGTCGTGGTGACGACGGGGCGAACCCTCCTGGCCACGCGTCCCGTGCTCATCGAACTAGGCCTGCGCGACGGGCACGCGTTGTGCTCGAACGGCGCCGTGCACATCGACGTCGCCAAAGCGGAGCCGATCGCCGTGCAGGCATTCGATCCCGCGCCCGCCATCACCGCGTTGCGGGCGTTATTTCCGGAAATGATCTTCGCGGTGGAGAAGGTGGGTATGGGAACCTGGGCCACCGGCGCCGGTCCCGGCGAATACTCACTCGGGGAGTTCCTGCTGGTCGACTACCACGCGTTGAGCAGCGAACCGACTCCTCGACTGAACGGCTGGTTGCCGGACGGTTCGCTGGAGGAGATGCTGGTCATGCTGCGCTCGCTGCGCGTGCCCGGGGCAAGCTGGGTGCACGGCGAGTTCGGGCCGTGGCTCACGGTATCCAGGGAAGGCGTGTCCAAGGGCTGGGCGCTGGAACGTCTGCGCATCGCGCTCGGCATCCCGCGCGAAGCGACACTGGCCATCGGCGACGGCTACAACGACCGCGAGATGCTCTGCTGGGCAGCGCATGCGGTAGCGATGGGCAACGCGCCCGCGGAGATCCGCGGGCTTGCCGACGAGGTCACCGATCACGTCTTCGAAGACGGCGTCGCCACCGTCCTGGAGCGCTGGTTCCGTCCCTGA
- a CDS encoding Hsp70 family protein codes for MNSVTASVAAERTRPTVRSRRTAVTFDSAGGLRLGGIPQFSMAVTDFADLGRDPDAVIVGGRIWSPANLIAAVVNELRAVEPGTSEAGVVATYPAMYSDKQVSLLRQALDLSGAGDVLLVPEPVAAAEWLEHEHGPLETSFVLVYDLGGTSLDVTIVRVGPDWDNHPMIGKPVRSYDFGGRPLGSMIARYAPDVSPKSTRLSMTSLVDIDGLRTAHVQDSLELVRDCVRSAGITMSDISRILLVGGASRPAEVARTLAELGRPVMISADPGHTVAAGAALMAARTMALGASGGRAGAPRVAVFSSAAVVSAVAMSAVTVFGGPTVPELSPMLERLPDLPASADNLLYEVGGEHFAETWSRMSSPAEWNSSSVLPSLLSPRASAYTRFITPVPRSANYGPSVSESRIASHRDPRNCCTPGGLRRSGYSDPAYFTNPLPFGPVIRPAPKDTAQPPASGQPGRIVVGRPPGDGLPGRPPGSGELPAPGDVTSAPSNTGAPLPGANLPAPQGNSTTTPGPASGPAMSGSTPGTRTDIPATDASDSQNAGTVSGGRGDSSGTDSTGSPSRAGGASGGASSGASDGTSTGGASSGTDSTSGTASTSGSNGSSSSGASTGRSSGGSAGGSSSGGSAGGSSSGGSAGGSSSGGSAGGSSSGGSAGGSSSGGSAGGSSTGGSASSGRSGGTSSTGGSAGGNSSGASSSGGSSNRSGSGAASKPGGSSAGGAGGASGGRGGGNGR; via the coding sequence GTGAACTCCGTGACTGCTTCGGTCGCCGCCGAACGAACGCGGCCGACGGTGCGATCGCGGCGCACCGCGGTGACGTTCGACAGCGCGGGCGGCCTGCGGCTCGGGGGGATCCCCCAATTCAGCATGGCGGTCACGGATTTCGCCGACCTGGGTCGTGACCCGGACGCGGTGATCGTCGGTGGGCGCATCTGGTCGCCGGCCAACCTGATCGCCGCGGTGGTGAACGAACTCCGCGCGGTGGAGCCGGGTACGTCGGAGGCGGGAGTCGTGGCCACCTATCCCGCGATGTACTCCGACAAGCAGGTCTCGTTGTTGCGCCAGGCGCTGGATTTATCGGGAGCGGGCGACGTGCTCCTGGTGCCGGAACCTGTCGCGGCCGCGGAGTGGCTGGAACACGAGCACGGCCCGCTGGAGACGAGCTTCGTGCTGGTCTACGACCTCGGTGGCACCAGTCTCGACGTGACCATCGTGCGGGTCGGCCCGGACTGGGACAACCATCCGATGATCGGAAAGCCGGTGCGCTCCTACGATTTCGGCGGCAGGCCGCTCGGCTCGATGATCGCGCGGTACGCCCCCGACGTGTCGCCCAAGTCCACGCGCCTGTCGATGACCTCCCTCGTCGACATCGACGGGCTGCGCACCGCGCATGTGCAGGACTCTCTCGAACTGGTCCGCGACTGCGTTCGATCAGCGGGTATCACGATGTCCGATATCAGTCGCATCCTGCTGGTGGGGGGTGCGTCCCGGCCCGCCGAAGTGGCGCGCACGCTCGCCGAACTCGGGCGCCCCGTGATGATTTCGGCTGATCCCGGCCATACTGTCGCCGCGGGGGCAGCCCTGATGGCGGCGCGAACCATGGCGCTAGGCGCTTCCGGCGGCCGTGCAGGCGCTCCCCGCGTGGCTGTGTTCTCCAGCGCCGCGGTGGTTTCCGCGGTCGCCATGTCGGCCGTCACCGTGTTCGGCGGACCTACCGTCCCCGAGCTGTCGCCCATGCTCGAGCGTCTCCCGGATCTCCCGGCATCGGCCGACAACCTGCTCTACGAGGTGGGTGGCGAGCATTTCGCCGAGACTTGGTCGCGGATGTCCTCGCCAGCGGAATGGAACTCCAGTAGCGTGCTGCCCTCGCTGCTGTCCCCTCGGGCCTCCGCCTACACTCGATTCATCACGCCGGTACCGCGCAGTGCCAACTATGGGCCTTCGGTGTCCGAGTCGCGGATCGCCTCGCACCGGGACCCGCGAAACTGCTGCACCCCCGGCGGATTGCGGCGCAGCGGATACAGCGATCCCGCCTACTTCACGAATCCGCTGCCGTTCGGCCCGGTCATCCGGCCCGCGCCCAAGGACACCGCTCAGCCTCCCGCGTCCGGTCAGCCGGGCCGGATTGTTGTCGGCAGGCCTCCCGGGGACGGTCTGCCGGGTCGGCCTCCCGGGTCGGGGGAGCTTCCCGCTCCCGGCGACGTGACATCCGCACCGTCGAACACTGGTGCGCCGCTGCCCGGTGCGAACCTGCCTGCACCGCAGGGTAATTCGACCACAACGCCAGGTCCGGCTTCCGGACCGGCCATGTCTGGCTCGACGCCAGGGACCCGGACGGACATTCCTGCTACCGACGCGTCCGATTCGCAGAATGCCGGGACGGTATCGGGCGGTCGGGGTGACTCCTCCGGAACGGATTCAACGGGTAGTCCTTCGCGGGCCGGTGGAGCCTCCGGGGGCGCCTCGTCGGGAGCTTCCGACGGAACGTCGACGGGCGGAGCATCTTCGGGCACTGATTCCACCAGCGGCACGGCATCGACCAGCGGTTCGAACGGCAGTTCCTCCTCGGGCGCGTCGACTGGTCGTTCGTCGGGTGGGTCGGCTGGTGGTTCGTCGTCGGGTGGGTCGGCTGGTGGTTCGTCGTCGGGTGGGTCGGCTGGTGGTTCGTCGTCGGGTGGGTCGGCTGGTGGTTCGTCGTCGGGTGGGTCGGCTGGTGGTTCGTCGTCGGGTGGGTCGGCTGGTGGTTCGTCGACCGGCGGCTCCGCATCGAGCGGGCGTTCGGGCGGTACGTCGTCGACGGGTGGTTCGGCTGGCGGGAACTCTTCGGGCGCTTCGTCTTCCGGCGGATCGTCGAATCGTTCTGGCTCGGGCGCGGCATCGAAGCCGGGCGGGTCGTCAGCAGGTGGAGCCGGGGGTGCCAGTGGTGGCAGGGGCGGAGGCAACGGTCGCTAG
- a CDS encoding SDR family NAD(P)-dependent oxidoreductase, which produces MPTRFAEQVVLITGASSGVGKAVAMRVAAEGAAVVLGARGKDAGDQVAADIRAAGGRALFVPTDVTVEQDVARLTEAALSEYGRLDAAFNNAGAVHAFGTVAEIDEVDWRSDLELNLTSVFYGLRHQVPALAASGGGAILNNASNLGVVGMGSVAPYVAAKHGVVGLTRAVALEAADQGVRVNALVSGAVDTPAFRNSMGATPEGEAAIAALHPMGRIATPEEIASFCAYLLSGESSFVTGAALAIDGGFTAR; this is translated from the coding sequence ATGCCAACACGATTCGCCGAGCAGGTCGTCCTCATCACCGGCGCCAGCTCGGGCGTAGGCAAGGCGGTGGCGATGCGGGTGGCAGCCGAAGGCGCCGCGGTCGTGCTCGGCGCGCGCGGCAAGGACGCGGGTGACCAGGTGGCCGCCGACATCCGCGCGGCCGGTGGGCGCGCGCTGTTCGTGCCGACCGATGTCACGGTGGAGCAGGACGTGGCCCGGCTGACCGAGGCGGCGCTGTCCGAATACGGCCGCCTGGACGCCGCGTTCAACAACGCGGGCGCCGTGCACGCGTTCGGGACGGTCGCGGAGATCGACGAGGTGGACTGGCGCTCCGACTTGGAGCTCAATCTCACCAGCGTGTTCTACGGCCTGCGGCATCAGGTTCCCGCGCTGGCGGCGTCCGGCGGGGGCGCGATCCTGAACAACGCATCGAATCTCGGCGTGGTCGGCATGGGTTCGGTGGCGCCCTATGTGGCGGCCAAGCACGGGGTGGTCGGCTTGACCAGGGCGGTTGCACTGGAGGCCGCCGACCAGGGCGTTCGGGTGAACGCCCTGGTATCCGGGGCGGTCGACACTCCAGCGTTCCGGAACTCGATGGGCGCCACCCCCGAGGGGGAGGCAGCCATCGCCGCGCTGCACCCGATGGGCCGGATCGCCACGCCGGAGGAAATCGCTTCGTTCTGCGCCTACTTGCTCAGTGGCGAGTCGAGTTTCGTCACCGGTGCGGCACTGGCCATCGACGGCGGCTTCACCGCACGCTGA
- a CDS encoding FAD-dependent oxidoreductase, with the protein MPYVVTQSCCSDASCVYACPVNCIHPTPDEPDFGTAEMLYVDPKACVDCGACATACPVDAIVSSKKLTEEQKPFIEINADFYRLTRPRPLLARPMPAARIRTERTPLRVAIVGSGPSAMYAADELLTQPDVSVTVLDRLPVPYGLARHGVAPDHGKTRKVGELFDLISAQPGFGSYLNVEVGAHISAAELLDHFHAVIYAVGASSDRKLGIPGESLPGTVSATDFVAWYNGHPDYVDRVFDLSDRRAVIVGNGNVALDVARVLTSDPDTLAHTDIAPYALRALRESKVEEVVVLGRRGPLESAFTVPEFVGLLGCDVDIVIEGELPGLSAELPFHVEQKLRLLHSVRTRPVGARKRIVFRYLAAPTEILGADRVTGVEVGRTELVADPGGRIRAVATGETDRLRAGVVLTSVGYRGVAMPGLPFDENAGVIPNEEGRVLDRVGGSVVPGAYVTGWIKRGPTGFIGTNKSCARETVRQLAADFNAGRLPEPTGTAAEFDRMVRLRQPAVRADGRALVDRRAPADRRAPADRRAPADRRAPAGGAAARPGRVRRLLTRV; encoded by the coding sequence ATGCCCTACGTCGTCACCCAGTCCTGCTGCAGCGACGCGTCCTGCGTGTACGCCTGCCCGGTCAACTGCATCCATCCCACGCCCGACGAACCGGACTTCGGGACGGCGGAGATGCTGTACGTGGACCCGAAGGCGTGCGTGGACTGCGGCGCCTGCGCCACTGCGTGCCCGGTCGACGCCATCGTGTCATCGAAGAAGCTGACCGAAGAGCAGAAGCCGTTCATCGAGATCAACGCCGATTTCTACCGGTTGACCCGGCCGCGCCCGCTGCTGGCCCGGCCGATGCCGGCGGCGCGGATCCGCACCGAGCGCACACCGCTGCGGGTGGCGATCGTGGGATCGGGACCGTCGGCGATGTATGCCGCCGACGAGCTGCTGACCCAGCCCGACGTGTCGGTGACCGTGCTCGATCGGCTGCCGGTGCCCTACGGGCTGGCCAGGCACGGCGTCGCGCCCGACCACGGCAAGACCCGCAAGGTCGGCGAGCTGTTCGACCTGATCTCGGCGCAGCCGGGGTTCGGCTCGTACCTGAATGTAGAGGTCGGGGCGCATATTTCGGCGGCCGAACTGCTCGATCACTTCCACGCCGTGATCTACGCGGTCGGCGCGTCGTCGGATCGAAAGTTGGGTATCCCGGGTGAGAGTTTGCCTGGCACCGTGTCGGCCACCGATTTCGTGGCCTGGTACAACGGCCATCCCGACTACGTGGATCGGGTCTTCGACCTATCCGATCGTCGTGCGGTGATCGTCGGCAACGGCAATGTGGCGCTCGACGTCGCACGCGTCCTGACCAGTGACCCGGATACGCTGGCCCACACCGATATCGCGCCATACGCGCTGCGGGCATTACGGGAGAGCAAGGTCGAGGAAGTGGTCGTGCTCGGTCGGCGCGGTCCGCTCGAATCCGCGTTCACCGTGCCGGAATTCGTCGGTTTGCTCGGGTGCGATGTGGACATCGTGATCGAAGGCGAGCTGCCCGGCCTCAGCGCTGAGCTGCCCTTCCACGTCGAACAGAAGCTGCGACTGCTGCACAGCGTGCGCACCCGGCCGGTCGGTGCGCGCAAGCGAATCGTGTTCCGCTACCTGGCCGCACCCACCGAAATCCTCGGCGCCGACCGGGTGACCGGAGTCGAGGTCGGCCGCACCGAGCTCGTCGCCGATCCGGGCGGGCGTATTCGGGCCGTCGCGACGGGAGAGACCGATCGGCTCCGAGCCGGAGTGGTGCTCACCTCGGTCGGCTACCGTGGCGTCGCGATGCCGGGGCTGCCGTTCGACGAGAACGCGGGGGTGATTCCGAACGAGGAAGGCCGGGTGCTGGACCGCGTGGGCGGATCGGTTGTTCCCGGCGCCTACGTCACCGGCTGGATCAAGCGCGGACCCACCGGCTTCATCGGCACGAACAAGTCCTGTGCTCGAGAGACGGTGCGGCAGCTGGCCGCGGACTTCAACGCGGGGCGGCTGCCCGAACCCACCGGAACCGCAGCGGAGTTCGACCGCATGGTGCGGCTGCGTCAGCCCGCGGTACGCGCCGACGGGCGCGCGCTCGTCGACCGGCGCGCGCCCGCCGACCGGCGCGCGCCCGCCGACCGGCGCGCGCCCGCCGACCGGCGCGCGCCCGCCGGGGGAGCCGCCGCTCGTCCCGGCCGCGTCCGTCGTCTGCTGACTCGCGTCTGA
- a CDS encoding AurF N-oxygenase family protein yields the protein MSTAVTPAVDPDLEKAQEYAAKLLLLSEGSVDKHFDPFEDIDWDNPDFAADAGEERWILPVSADTVARHPWYQALSTEQKIAVGKYRQANIAKVGLQFESILISGMVIHNFGLPNGSPEFRYCSHEMIEEHNHTLMFQEMVNRIGLDVPGMGPLVSTFKYLAAPVAAWFPNLFFMAVLAGEEPIDHIQKQILRSDEEVHPIMRGVMAIHVAEEARHISFAHEFLKNHVPQANPRQKFILSLAMPIVMWILGRAIVTPPRAFFAEFDIPGQVRKELFYGSKEAKQVFSDYFCDVRALAKDIGLMTPVAKAVWKALGIDGHTTRYRSEPLRAASKVA from the coding sequence ATGTCGACAGCCGTGACGCCCGCAGTGGATCCCGATCTGGAGAAGGCGCAGGAGTACGCCGCGAAGCTGCTGCTGCTCTCCGAAGGATCGGTCGACAAGCACTTCGACCCGTTCGAGGACATCGACTGGGACAACCCCGACTTCGCCGCCGACGCCGGAGAAGAGCGCTGGATCCTGCCCGTATCCGCCGACACGGTGGCCCGTCACCCCTGGTACCAGGCGCTGTCGACCGAACAGAAGATCGCGGTCGGCAAGTACCGGCAGGCGAACATCGCCAAGGTCGGCCTGCAGTTCGAGTCGATCCTGATCAGCGGCATGGTCATCCACAACTTCGGCCTGCCGAACGGTTCGCCGGAGTTCCGGTACTGCTCCCACGAGATGATCGAGGAGCACAACCACACCCTGATGTTCCAGGAGATGGTCAACCGGATCGGGCTGGACGTGCCCGGCATGGGGCCGCTGGTCAGCACGTTCAAGTATCTCGCCGCGCCGGTGGCGGCGTGGTTCCCGAACCTGTTCTTCATGGCCGTGCTGGCCGGTGAAGAGCCGATCGACCACATCCAGAAGCAGATCCTGCGCTCGGATGAAGAGGTGCACCCGATCATGCGCGGCGTGATGGCCATTCACGTCGCGGAAGAGGCGCGGCACATTTCCTTTGCGCACGAGTTCCTGAAAAACCATGTGCCGCAGGCGAACCCGAGGCAGAAGTTCATTCTGTCGCTGGCCATGCCGATCGTCATGTGGATCCTCGGCCGCGCCATCGTGACTCCGCCGCGGGCGTTCTTCGCCGAGTTCGACATTCCCGGGCAGGTTCGCAAGGAGCTGTTCTACGGGTCCAAGGAGGCCAAGCAGGTCTTCAGCGACTACTTCTGTGACGTGCGTGCCCTGGCCAAGGACATCGGGCTGATGACCCCGGTCGCCAAGGCCGTCTGGAAGGCGCTCGGCATCGACGGTCACACCACTCGGTACCGGTCGGAGCCGCTGCGCGCCGCAAGCAAGGTCGCCTGA
- a CDS encoding Hsp70 family protein, giving the protein MNTVSVLVEEGSAKAPPGRRKTQRPQIITRRTTLAFDSTGVAKLGMLPRHGRAVTEFADLTQRSSTWARVGNRALAPADLVATVAKCLIGEVLEDHPAGGGIGIAMAYPARYADEQVDELRAALAGVELGQVALVAEPVAATAWLEADRGPLMPGLALVYDLGGAGLDVTLVRVGAGCPRNPIVGVSLRSTDFGGRAFGTSVAEQAGHALPSSSVAQSVTDAAVDELRARHVRESVQLVYRCLRVADLTMADVDCVLVVGGAARPAQVAEVLAEELARPVISAPDPERTIADGAAILGRRAAAAAEAAAEKRRIRRRRARRRAATRALMLSRRTRRRLTKAVVVAGVWTTGLATSLLAAGDGALMS; this is encoded by the coding sequence GTGAATACGGTTTCCGTTCTCGTGGAGGAGGGTTCGGCCAAGGCTCCGCCGGGGCGCCGCAAAACGCAGCGCCCGCAGATCATCACGCGCCGGACCACGCTGGCCTTCGACAGCACCGGCGTGGCCAAGCTCGGCATGCTGCCGAGGCACGGCCGCGCGGTGACCGAGTTCGCCGACCTCACGCAGCGTTCGAGCACGTGGGCCCGGGTCGGCAACCGCGCGCTCGCTCCCGCGGACCTCGTCGCCACGGTGGCGAAGTGCCTGATCGGCGAGGTGCTGGAGGATCATCCGGCCGGCGGCGGCATCGGTATCGCGATGGCCTATCCGGCCCGCTACGCCGACGAGCAGGTCGACGAGCTACGCGCGGCACTGGCCGGTGTCGAACTCGGACAGGTCGCCTTGGTCGCCGAGCCGGTCGCGGCGACGGCCTGGCTGGAAGCCGATCGCGGTCCGCTGATGCCCGGACTCGCGCTGGTCTACGATCTCGGCGGCGCGGGGCTCGATGTCACCCTGGTCCGGGTGGGGGCGGGGTGTCCGCGCAATCCGATCGTCGGCGTGTCGTTGCGCTCCACCGACTTCGGCGGACGCGCGTTCGGCACATCGGTCGCCGAACAGGCCGGACACGCTCTGCCCTCATCCTCGGTCGCGCAATCGGTCACCGATGCGGCGGTCGACGAACTGCGTGCCCGTCATGTCCGGGAATCCGTGCAGCTCGTCTACCGCTGCCTGCGGGTCGCGGACCTCACCATGGCCGATGTCGACTGCGTCCTCGTGGTCGGCGGTGCGGCGCGCCCCGCCCAGGTCGCCGAGGTTCTCGCGGAGGAATTGGCCAGGCCGGTGATTTCGGCGCCGGATCCCGAGCGGACCATCGCCGACGGCGCCGCGATCCTCGGTCGCAGGGCGGCGGCCGCGGCGGAGGCGGCGGCTGAGAAGCGACGCATCAGGCGCCGCCGCGCCCGTCGTCGCGCCGCTACCCGCGCCCTGATGCTGTCCCGCCGGACCCGGCGCCGGTTGACCAAGGCGGTCGTCGTCGCAGGGGTGTGGACGACCGGGCTCGCGACGTCTCTGTTGGCGGCAGGGGACGGAGCGCTTATGAGCTGA
- a CDS encoding sulfate/molybdate ABC transporter ATP-binding protein, which yields MITVTNANKNYGSFAALDDVTIDIPSGELTALLGPSGSGKSTLLRSIAGLESLDSGVVSIAGRDVTRVPPQKRDIGFVFQHYAAFKHMTVRDNVAFGLKIRKRPKNEISKRVDQLLGIVGLDGFQHRYPAQLSGGQRQRMALARALAVDPQVLLLDEPFGALDAKVRADLRKWLRRLHEEVHVTTVLVTHDQEEALDVADRIAVMNKGRIEQIGTPEDVYDRPANEFVMSFLGAVARLNGHLVRPHDIRVGRDPSMAHAEHEGTAESAGVTRATVDRVVHLGFEVRVELRNAATGDLFAAQVTRGDAEALRLSDGETVYVRATRIPELPAQ from the coding sequence GTGATCACCGTGACCAACGCGAACAAGAACTACGGTTCATTCGCGGCCCTCGACGACGTCACCATCGACATCCCCTCCGGCGAGCTGACCGCGCTGCTGGGACCCTCGGGTTCGGGCAAGTCGACGCTGCTGCGCTCGATCGCCGGGCTGGAGTCGCTGGACTCCGGCGTGGTCAGCATCGCGGGACGCGACGTCACCCGGGTGCCGCCGCAGAAGCGCGACATCGGCTTCGTGTTCCAGCACTATGCGGCGTTCAAACACATGACCGTCCGCGACAACGTCGCGTTCGGCCTGAAGATCCGCAAGCGCCCGAAGAACGAGATCAGCAAGCGCGTCGACCAGCTGTTGGGCATCGTGGGACTGGACGGCTTCCAGCACCGGTACCCGGCGCAGCTCTCGGGCGGCCAGCGCCAGCGCATGGCGCTGGCTCGCGCGCTCGCCGTCGATCCGCAGGTGCTGCTGCTGGACGAGCCGTTCGGCGCCTTGGACGCCAAGGTTCGCGCGGACTTGCGTAAGTGGTTGCGCCGCCTGCACGAGGAGGTCCATGTGACCACCGTGCTGGTCACCCACGATCAGGAGGAGGCGCTGGACGTCGCCGATCGGATCGCGGTGATGAACAAGGGCCGCATCGAGCAGATCGGCACCCCTGAGGACGTGTACGACCGGCCCGCCAATGAGTTCGTCATGTCGTTCCTCGGTGCGGTGGCCCGGCTCAACGGACATTTGGTGCGTCCACACGACATTCGCGTTGGCCGCGACCCCAGCATGGCGCACGCCGAGCACGAGGGCACCGCGGAATCGGCGGGCGTCACCAGGGCGACGGTCGACCGGGTGGTCCATCTCGGCTTCGAGGTGCGCGTGGAACTGCGCAACGCCGCGACCGGAGATCTGTTCGCCGCGCAGGTCACCCGTGGTGACGCGGAGGCGCTGCGGCTTTCGGACGGTGAGACGGTCTATGTCCGGGCCACCCGCATTCCGGAACTGCCTGCGCAGTAG
- the cysW gene encoding sulfate ABC transporter permease subunit CysW, translated as MKLSPLTRISLRTVALGYLFVLLLLPLIIILWRTFERGAGAFVDSITTPAAISAFQLSLVIVAITVPVNVVFGIVTALALVRGKFPGRNLVQGIVDLPFAVSPVVVGVSLILLWGAGGWFGGLEELGLEVIFNLPGMVIATIFVTLPFVVREVEPVLHEIGDDQEQAAATLGASRWQTFWRITLPAIRWGLTYGVVLTVARALGEFGAVIMVSSALPGQSLTLTLLVHGRYINDHNTFGAYSAATLLMGIALVTLLLMTLLERKRGAK; from the coding sequence ATGAAACTGTCTCCGTTGACCCGCATTTCGTTGCGGACGGTGGCGCTCGGCTACCTGTTCGTGCTGCTGTTGTTGCCGCTGATCATCATCCTGTGGCGCACCTTCGAACGGGGTGCAGGCGCTTTCGTCGACTCGATCACCACACCGGCCGCGATCTCGGCGTTCCAGCTGTCTCTGGTGATCGTGGCGATCACCGTTCCGGTGAACGTCGTCTTCGGCATCGTGACGGCGCTCGCGCTGGTCCGCGGGAAATTCCCGGGCCGCAACCTGGTTCAGGGCATCGTGGACCTGCCGTTCGCGGTCTCGCCCGTGGTGGTCGGCGTCTCGCTGATCCTGCTCTGGGGCGCGGGCGGCTGGTTCGGCGGGCTGGAAGAGCTGGGCCTCGAGGTGATCTTCAACCTGCCCGGTATGGTGATCGCCACCATTTTCGTCACGCTGCCGTTCGTGGTGCGTGAGGTCGAGCCGGTGCTGCACGAGATCGGCGACGACCAGGAACAGGCCGCGGCCACGCTCGGCGCCTCCCGGTGGCAGACGTTCTGGCGGATCACGCTGCCCGCGATCCGGTGGGGCCTGACCTACGGTGTGGTGCTCACCGTAGCCCGCGCGCTCGGCGAGTTCGGCGCGGTGATCATGGTGTCCTCCGCGCTGCCCGGCCAGTCGCTGACGCTGACGCTGCTCGTGCACGGCCGGTACATCAACGACCACAACACCTTCGGCGCCTACTCCGCCGCGACCTTGCTGATGGGCATCGCGCTCGTCACCCTTCTGCTGATGACCCTCCTCGAACGTAAGCGGGGCGCAAAGTGA